The Maridesulfovibrio zosterae DSM 11974 genome window below encodes:
- a CDS encoding sigma 54-interacting transcriptional regulator, with protein MLKNLIKGKAMQPDLRQHIINCVSYAIVVVDKNCVVISMNNVALEFLKRRDRTTSIGIHVDQILPIAAPFIKKGLGSEEFREGSGRIVKKGTELFFEITPLIIEEELEGAVISLQKPSRFEELAVELSSFQEMAAKLQAIFDSSSDGIWVTSGEGIVTNMNKASEVLNGVKSAQVLGKHIDNIVKKGLIDISVSKEVLKTNHQISMLQNITKTGRQLLCTGTPVYDGKKNLSMIVVNERDVTELLDLREHLKTAREITEKARTEITSLNMLELGQGEFISESKSMHRVLGSALKLAQLDASGILLLGESGTGKSMLAKLLHQQSPRSSGPFLAINCAAVPEQLFEAELFGYEKGAFTGAKETGKAGLMTLADGGTFFLDEIGEMPPSIQAKLLKCIDEKEFTPLGGSSPKKINCVIIAATNKNLEKMVKQKQFRKDLFYRLNVFTLTLPPLRDRTEDIFALSSAFLDKYNHKYGKRKTLSHKGLRILNNYSFPGNIRELNSLIKKGVAVAEEPLLDNFLEQTIHGESISGYKFSRDSSLKESLEQVELEMLKEAQRACLTTRDMAKYLKISQPSIVRKLKKYGLNHH; from the coding sequence ATGCTTAAAAATTTAATTAAAGGCAAAGCTATGCAACCTGATTTGAGGCAGCATATAATCAACTGTGTAAGTTACGCAATTGTTGTTGTTGACAAAAACTGCGTAGTAATAAGCATGAACAATGTGGCTTTGGAATTCTTGAAACGCCGTGACCGCACAACGTCGATAGGTATTCATGTCGACCAGATACTCCCCATAGCTGCACCATTTATAAAAAAAGGACTGGGTTCAGAAGAATTCCGGGAGGGATCAGGAAGAATTGTTAAAAAAGGTACTGAACTATTCTTCGAAATAACTCCTCTGATCATTGAAGAAGAACTTGAAGGAGCGGTTATCAGCCTCCAGAAGCCATCTCGCTTTGAAGAACTGGCCGTCGAGCTTAGCTCTTTTCAAGAAATGGCGGCTAAATTACAAGCAATTTTTGACTCATCAAGTGACGGCATCTGGGTTACAAGCGGTGAAGGAATTGTTACCAACATGAACAAAGCCTCAGAGGTCCTTAATGGAGTCAAAAGCGCTCAGGTACTTGGAAAACACATTGATAATATCGTCAAAAAAGGACTCATAGATATTTCAGTATCAAAGGAAGTACTCAAAACAAATCATCAGATCAGCATGTTGCAAAACATTACTAAAACAGGACGGCAACTCCTCTGCACAGGAACTCCTGTTTATGACGGTAAAAAAAATCTTTCCATGATCGTAGTTAATGAACGCGATGTAACTGAACTGCTTGATTTAAGAGAACACTTGAAGACGGCACGGGAAATCACCGAAAAAGCTCGAACTGAAATTACCAGCCTGAATATGCTAGAACTGGGACAGGGTGAATTTATTTCTGAGAGCAAATCAATGCACCGTGTGCTGGGAAGCGCTCTCAAGCTGGCCCAGCTGGATGCATCAGGTATCCTGTTGCTTGGAGAGTCAGGAACGGGAAAATCCATGCTGGCAAAACTTCTTCATCAGCAGAGTCCCCGCTCATCAGGCCCATTTCTGGCTATCAACTGCGCCGCTGTACCGGAACAGCTCTTTGAAGCAGAACTTTTCGGGTATGAAAAAGGAGCTTTTACCGGGGCCAAGGAAACCGGAAAGGCCGGACTCATGACCCTTGCGGACGGAGGGACTTTCTTTCTTGATGAAATAGGTGAAATGCCTCCCTCAATTCAGGCCAAACTTTTAAAATGTATCGATGAAAAAGAATTCACACCTCTTGGGGGATCTTCACCCAAAAAAATAAACTGTGTAATCATTGCCGCAACAAACAAGAATTTAGAAAAAATGGTTAAACAAAAACAGTTCCGAAAAGATCTGTTTTATAGACTTAATGTTTTCACGCTCACCTTACCTCCTCTACGTGATAGAACTGAGGATATTTTTGCGCTATCCAGTGCCTTCCTTGACAAATACAATCATAAGTATGGCAAACGTAAGACTCTTTCACACAAAGGTCTAAGGATTTTAAACAATTATTCCTTCCCCGGTAATATCAGAGAGTTAAACAGCCTGATAAAAAAGGGGGTCGCCGTGGCCGAAGAACCACTTCTTGATAACTTCCTTGAACAGACTATCCACGGAGAGAGCATAAGCGGATATAAATTCTCAAGAGACTCCTCTTTAAAAGAATCTCTGGAGCAGGTTGAGCTTGAAATGCTCAAAGAAGCCCAGCGAGCATGTCTGACGACCAGAGACATGGCCAAATACCTTAAAATCAGCCAGCCATCGATTGTACGAAAATTAAAAAAATACGGCCTGAATCATCATTAA